The following DNA comes from Tunturibacter psychrotolerans.
CTGAAACCCGGCATTCGCCGCCTTCCAGTAAGGCAGGTTGATGTTGGTAGCAACCAGGTAATAGTGCTCGTCTTTGCTGTGACGGGTGCATCCCGCAAGCAGTGGAAGGAACATCGCCAAGAGCGCAAAAAGAGGTCGCCTCATGAAGTGGTTCATCGTCATCCTCTGGCAAAACTTCTGTCCGAAGCCGAAAAACATAAAACTCCGACAGCGGCAGAGGTATATCCCGGGGGCCTGATGCTACGTTTTGCCGCTCGACCCTACTGGTTCGCCTCCTTTTGCTTCTTCATCACGGCGCTCAGATTTGTCTTATCCACCAGCGCGACTCCGGTATTCACAAACGCCGGAAACGGAGAATAAGGATCCAGCGCAAAGTCCTGATCCATCGGCTTCACAGGATAGTGGTGAATCTCATCCAACGCCTTCAGCCCCAGATACGCCATCGTGTACGGCTTTTGCGAGATCGTCGAATCGATCGTGCCATCGCCGATCAGTCTCAACGTGTCAGAGTCCACGTCCATCGCGACCAACAAACGGTCCGTAATATTGCGCCGTTTGAACGCCTCCGCCACATTCACACCCGAACGCGAGTCCAGGCAGATAAACGCATCTACCCTCGCTGGCCCCTTCCGTTCAAGGTACTCACCCGCCTTATCCAACGCCGTGCCCGGGTCTGCCTTAATGTCGAAGTTCTCCACCACCTTGATTCCCGGAAACCCGGCGAAGATATCCATATAGCCCTTCAAACGTTCGTCAAGGTTTGGCTGCCCCGGGTTAGAAAAGAACACGACATTTCCTTTCCCATTCAACACCGCAGCCACACGCCTTCCGCCCAATCGCCCAGCCTCCAGATTATTGGTGCCAATAAAGTACAGCCGCTTGCTCTCTGGCGAATCCGAGTCGATCGTGATCACCGGAATACCCGCTGCGATTGCCGCGTCAATCGCCGGTGCCATCAACTGCGAGTTCGCAACCGAAACCAGAATCCCCGCAGGCTTCCTTGCCACCATCGCGTTGAATTCATCGACCTCCGCCTGTGCGTTCAGACCGGCCGGCCCTCGCGTATCGACCGAAACCCCGTACTCCAGTCCAGCTGCCGCAAATCCGTTCGCGGCCGCCTTCCAATAGGGCACCGCCGTATTCGTGGCGATCAGGTAATACTGCTCGCTTTTGCTGTGGCGGGTGCATCCCGCAATCAGTGGAAGCACCACCGCTAAAAGCGCAAAAAGATACCGCTTCCTCAAAATATTCATGGCTGTCCTCCGGCTCATCCTGTCCGATGCCGAAACATATCGAAATCGGGCAGCAGCGCAGGATATATTTCCTGCGGGTGCCAGATACTACTCCAAATCACTCTGCACAGTAAACTCTGGGGGATCTTCCTCTCCAACTCACTTTGGCCGGTAACATACTCCATTCATTGACGCCGTCGGGCACTGCCTCGAATACTCAACTAGGACATGAAGCGTTTCCTTCCGCGTTTCGTCTGTCAAATTGTGCAGACGTTCTTACATAGAGCCCGACTCCTCCTGCTCCTCACGCTGGCCGCGCTTGCCTCTCAGCCCAACGCCGCACACGCACAATCCAATGCGAAAATCGGTCATCAACCAGCTCTGAAACCGGCCTCAATACCAGCACTAGTCGGCTACTTCCCCCAATGGGGCATCTACAATCAGCCGCAATATCTCGTCAAAAACCTCGCCACAGGTACCACTCCTTTGGTCGATCAGATCAATTACGCACAGGGCTTTGTCACAAACGGGCACTGCTCTATCGCCGATCCCAACGCCGATCTCAACTACACCTTCACCGCCGAGCAAAGCGTCGACGGCAAACCTGACACCCCAACTCAACCCTTTCGCGGCAACCTCCATCAGCTTCAGAAGCTCAAACGCAAATTCCCGAACCTACGCATTCTTATCTCACTCGAAGGCCACGCCACCGACTTCGCCGACGATGCTCAACCCGCGAACCGCGCAGCTTTCGTCACCTCTTGCATCGACACCTTCCTCAAAGGTCAATTCGCCCCCGGAATCACCATCCCCAATCTCCTCGACGGTATTGACCTTGACTGGGAATACCCCCATCAGCCTGACGCCGCCAACTATGTCGCGCTCCTCCAGGAGTTCCGCCGTCAGATGGACGCCCTCCGTCCCGGCCTTCTCCTCAACGTTGC
Coding sequences within:
- a CDS encoding substrate-binding domain-containing protein codes for the protein MNILRKRYLFALLAVVLPLIAGCTRHSKSEQYYLIATNTAVPYWKAAANGFAAAGLEYGVSVDTRGPAGLNAQAEVDEFNAMVARKPAGILVSVANSQLMAPAIDAAIAAGIPVITIDSDSPESKRLYFIGTNNLEAGRLGGRRVAAVLNGKGNVVFFSNPGQPNLDERLKGYMDIFAGFPGIKVVENFDIKADPGTALDKAGEYLERKGPARVDAFICLDSRSGVNVAEAFKRRNITDRLLVAMDVDSDTLRLIGDGTIDSTISQKPYTMAYLGLKALDEIHHYPVKPMDQDFALDPYSPFPAFVNTGVALVDKTNLSAVMKKQKEANQ
- a CDS encoding glycoside hydrolase family 18 protein; its protein translation is MKRFLPRFVCQIVQTFLHRARLLLLLTLAALASQPNAAHAQSNAKIGHQPALKPASIPALVGYFPQWGIYNQPQYLVKNLATGTTPLVDQINYAQGFVTNGHCSIADPNADLNYTFTAEQSVDGKPDTPTQPFRGNLHQLQKLKRKFPNLRILISLEGHATDFADDAQPANRAAFVTSCIDTFLKGQFAPGITIPNLLDGIDLDWEYPHQPDAANYVALLQEFRRQMDALRPGLLLNVAVGPSPRMYEGTDMAEIGRLVDRIGLMTYDMSGPWSDTTGFIAPLTASPNYNGGTVAHSVEAYLEAGVPAEKLLMGVPFYGYGWNQVPEDDNGLAQEGSPIHGDRPYSYIATVIPTSTVYRDPDSQTPWLFDGDIFWTYDDPLSITHKARYVLDHQLGGLMIWELGEDNAASDLLHAAHESLQTPTQPALSNADEPSEGDSALPAPSR